Proteins encoded together in one Paracidovorax wautersii window:
- a CDS encoding alpha/beta fold hydrolase, giving the protein MSLAAAAHRRATAGASVSAPPAYPHGTQHEYLLEGQGPLARTGVLLIHGLTGTPNEMRLIAKGLHRAGFTVLAVQLAGHCGTAEDLVATRWQDWLASVQRGADRLRQHTDGPLIVGGLSMGAVLALALAIERPRQVAGVVALSPTFRYDGWSMPAYTRLSFLLPLFRALGIGRHSVFMEAPPYGIKDEALRDRVVAQMLSGDSAAAGLPGNPWWSVIELRALSAHVRRNLDAVRAPCLVMHARQDDIAAASNAQDIVRGVRHAPVELVLLDDSYHMITIDRERRTVLARTVAFAQAVAGRPAEGPAP; this is encoded by the coding sequence ATGAGCCTGGCAGCAGCCGCCCACCGGCGGGCCACGGCGGGCGCATCCGTCTCAGCCCCGCCCGCGTACCCCCACGGCACGCAGCACGAATACCTGCTCGAAGGCCAAGGCCCGCTCGCGCGCACGGGCGTGCTGCTGATCCACGGGCTCACCGGCACGCCCAACGAGATGCGGCTGATCGCCAAGGGCCTGCACCGGGCGGGCTTCACCGTGCTGGCCGTGCAGTTGGCGGGCCACTGCGGCACGGCGGAGGACCTGGTGGCCACCCGCTGGCAGGACTGGCTGGCCAGCGTGCAGCGCGGCGCGGACCGGCTCAGGCAGCACACGGACGGTCCTCTCATCGTGGGCGGCCTGTCGATGGGCGCCGTGCTGGCGCTCGCGCTGGCCATCGAGCGGCCACGGCAGGTGGCCGGTGTGGTCGCGCTGTCGCCCACCTTCCGCTACGACGGCTGGAGCATGCCGGCGTACACGCGGCTGTCCTTTCTGCTGCCGCTGTTCCGCGCCCTGGGCATCGGCCGGCACAGCGTCTTCATGGAAGCGCCGCCGTACGGCATCAAGGACGAGGCGCTGCGCGACCGCGTGGTCGCGCAGATGCTGTCGGGCGACAGCGCGGCCGCCGGGCTGCCGGGCAACCCCTGGTGGTCGGTGATCGAGCTGCGGGCCCTGTCCGCCCACGTGCGGCGCAACCTGGATGCCGTGCGCGCGCCCTGTCTGGTGATGCATGCCCGCCAGGACGACATCGCCGCGGCCAGCAACGCGCAGGACATCGTGCGCGGCGTGCGCCATGCGCCGGTGGAGCTGGTGCTGCTGGACGACAGCTACCACATGATTACCATCGACCGCGAGCGGCGCACCGTGCTCGCCCGCACCGTGGCGTTCGCCCAGGCGGTCGCCGGGCGGCCCGCGGAAGGGCCCGCGCCATGA
- a CDS encoding MtnX-like HAD-IB family phosphatase produces MKTAALDSPTAFRRVIPVVPASAPHPEETPAGWLVQCDFDGTISTADVTDSLLQRFGQPGWQALEDAWERGEIGSRECMKGQVALLDMDRAELDAHLATIEVDPHFAAFVREARALGMPVQVVSDGIDYAIRTVLARHGLDDLPVIANRLVHAAPRQWRLESPWASSACARASGNCKCERLAEQRALHGRVLFVGDSTSDFCVSGRADFVFGKYKLIGHCERNGIAHAPFTGFSDTLPLLHRLDVLASHALELAA; encoded by the coding sequence ATGAAAACCGCTGCCCTTGACTCTCCCACCGCGTTCCGCCGCGTAATCCCCGTGGTGCCAGCATCTGCGCCACACCCCGAAGAAACACCCGCTGGCTGGTTGGTCCAGTGCGACTTCGACGGCACCATCAGCACGGCCGACGTGACGGACTCGCTGCTGCAGCGCTTCGGCCAGCCCGGCTGGCAGGCGCTGGAAGACGCCTGGGAACGCGGCGAGATCGGCTCGCGCGAATGCATGAAGGGCCAGGTCGCGCTGCTGGACATGGACCGCGCCGAACTCGACGCCCACCTGGCGACCATCGAGGTCGACCCGCACTTCGCCGCCTTCGTCCGCGAAGCCCGCGCCCTCGGCATGCCCGTGCAGGTGGTGAGCGACGGCATCGACTACGCTATCCGCACCGTGCTGGCACGCCACGGACTGGACGACCTGCCGGTGATCGCCAACCGGCTGGTGCATGCGGCCCCCCGCCAATGGCGCCTGGAATCGCCCTGGGCCAGCTCCGCCTGCGCACGCGCCAGCGGCAACTGCAAGTGCGAGCGCCTGGCAGAGCAGCGCGCGCTGCACGGCCGGGTGCTGTTCGTGGGCGACAGCACCTCGGACTTCTGCGTCTCGGGCCGCGCGGACTTCGTCTTCGGCAAGTACAAGCTCATCGGCCATTGCGAGCGCAACGGCATCGCCCACGCGCCGTTCACCGGCTTCTCGGACACCCTCCCGCTGCTGCACCGCCTGGACGTGCTCGCGTCCCACGCGCTGGAACTGGCCGCATGA
- a CDS encoding ATP-binding protein produces the protein MQPGPLLSRVWVRFGLSVAATLLATMALLTASVTIFSELQYRDFYRTLPAEVQRELDDLRDRDLEDGPRAMEIYSQYWHGDLLFGEKLSLVVGLVVCLPIGLVVGFWVSRLVTLPLASMAEVASRVAEGDFSLRAQPGRYHDEMAVTVGHFNEMIDSLERMARERKATAASISHELRTPLAVLRARLHAICDGVIEADAAESRALLDQVEYLGRLVGDLHTLSMAEAGQLSLEARRVDLAELVRDALATHAQRIAEHGMVLEFTPPGDGAQAPVLVDPDRVRQILFNLVENALSHASGGAWLGVAVSAAADAVVLQVSDAGQGLPAHMRERPFERFPHPAGRRGEGSGLGLSIVQALAQRQGGSVQVESRPEGGTCFTVRFPLAA, from the coding sequence ATGCAGCCCGGCCCGCTGCTGTCGCGCGTGTGGGTCCGCTTCGGCCTCAGCGTGGCGGCCACGCTGCTGGCCACGATGGCGCTGCTCACCGCGAGCGTCACGATCTTCTCCGAGCTGCAGTACCGCGACTTTTACCGCACGCTGCCTGCCGAGGTGCAGCGCGAGCTGGACGACCTGCGCGACCGCGACCTGGAGGACGGCCCCCGCGCCATGGAGATCTACAGCCAGTACTGGCATGGGGACCTGCTGTTCGGGGAGAAGCTCTCGCTGGTGGTGGGGCTGGTCGTGTGCCTGCCCATCGGGCTGGTGGTGGGGTTCTGGGTGTCGCGCTTGGTGACGCTGCCGCTGGCGTCGATGGCCGAGGTGGCATCGCGCGTGGCCGAGGGCGACTTCTCCCTGCGCGCCCAGCCAGGCCGCTACCACGACGAGATGGCCGTCACCGTGGGGCATTTCAACGAGATGATCGACTCTCTGGAGCGCATGGCGCGCGAGCGCAAGGCCACCGCGGCCTCCATCTCGCACGAGCTGCGCACGCCGCTGGCCGTGCTGCGCGCGCGGCTGCATGCGATCTGCGACGGCGTCATCGAGGCCGATGCCGCGGAGTCCCGCGCACTGCTCGACCAGGTGGAGTACCTTGGCCGGCTGGTGGGCGACCTGCACACCCTGTCCATGGCCGAGGCCGGCCAGCTCTCGCTGGAGGCGCGCCGCGTCGATCTGGCCGAGCTGGTGCGCGACGCCCTCGCCACGCATGCGCAGCGCATTGCCGAGCACGGCATGGTGCTGGAATTCACGCCGCCGGGCGACGGTGCGCAGGCCCCCGTGCTGGTGGACCCGGACCGCGTGCGGCAGATTCTGTTCAACCTCGTCGAGAACGCTCTGAGCCATGCCAGCGGCGGCGCGTGGCTGGGCGTGGCGGTGTCGGCTGCGGCGGACGCCGTCGTGCTGCAGGTGAGCGACGCCGGCCAGGGCCTGCCCGCCCACATGCGGGAGCGGCCGTTCGAGCGCTTCCCCCACCCGGCGGGCCGGCGCGGCGAGGGCTCGGGCCTGGGCCTGTCCATCGTGCAGGCCCTGGCGCAGCGCCAGGGCGGCAGCGTGCAGGTCGAAAGCCGGCCGGAAGGCGGCACCTGCTTCACCGTGCGCTTTCCCCTGGCCGCCTGA
- a CDS encoding DegT/DnrJ/EryC1/StrS family aminotransferase, which yields MAPEAPPTAGLPLRWSDLRPGGDADLAGALARFLGVPAAQVECSGTAALVVALTALRATSPARDEVIAPAYTCPLVALAVAHCGLRLRLCDLRPGSLDLCPEGLAALCGPRTLAVLPTHLAGRVTEVALVRAIAHAAGARVVEDAAQALGARQAGGAPLGTGSDMVFFSLALGKGLTLYEGGLLVVADPALRTACAAVARTVAPRRRSWELRRCAELLGYAALYRPAGLPFAYGLPLRRALARGDRVAAAGDDFHDTIALHRVGRWRQAVGVRALERLPAWLAEGDARACRRIALLRARVPALQILGDSPTAPGAQGTWPCLLVWMPNVAARERALHALWGQGLGISLPFVHALPDYPRYAPLIADGERTGWPNAREFASRVLSLSNSPWLDDAGFDRVCEVLRQSIGTAAA from the coding sequence ATGGCACCTGAGGCGCCGCCCACCGCAGGCCTGCCGCTGCGCTGGAGCGACCTGCGCCCCGGTGGCGATGCCGATCTGGCGGGCGCGCTCGCACGCTTCCTGGGCGTGCCGGCAGCGCAGGTGGAGTGCTCCGGCACGGCGGCACTGGTGGTGGCGCTCACGGCGCTGCGCGCCACGTCGCCCGCGCGCGACGAAGTCATTGCACCCGCCTATACCTGCCCCCTGGTCGCCCTGGCGGTGGCGCACTGCGGCCTGCGGCTGCGCCTGTGCGATCTGCGCCCCGGCAGCCTGGACCTGTGCCCGGAGGGTCTCGCCGCCCTGTGTGGCCCGCGCACGCTGGCCGTGCTGCCCACGCACCTGGCGGGGCGGGTGACCGAGGTAGCGCTGGTCCGCGCGATCGCCCACGCCGCCGGCGCGCGCGTGGTCGAAGACGCGGCCCAGGCCCTGGGGGCCCGGCAGGCCGGCGGGGCACCGCTCGGCACGGGCAGCGACATGGTCTTCTTCAGCCTGGCCTTGGGCAAGGGACTCACGTTGTACGAAGGCGGCCTGCTGGTGGTGGCCGACCCCGCCCTGCGCACCGCCTGCGCCGCCGTGGCCCGCACCGTCGCACCCCGCCGCCGCAGCTGGGAGCTGCGCCGGTGTGCCGAACTGCTGGGCTACGCCGCGCTCTACCGCCCGGCCGGCCTGCCCTTCGCGTACGGCCTACCGCTGCGCCGCGCCCTGGCGCGCGGCGACCGCGTCGCCGCCGCGGGCGATGACTTCCACGACACCATTGCGCTGCACCGGGTCGGCCGCTGGCGCCAGGCCGTGGGCGTGCGGGCGCTGGAACGGCTGCCCGCCTGGCTGGCCGAGGGCGATGCGCGCGCCTGCCGGCGTATCGCCCTGCTGCGCGCGCGCGTGCCCGCGCTGCAGATCCTGGGCGACAGCCCCACGGCCCCCGGCGCGCAGGGCACGTGGCCTTGTCTGCTGGTCTGGATGCCGAACGTGGCCGCCCGCGAGCGGGCACTGCACGCGCTATGGGGCCAGGGCCTGGGGATCAGCCTGCCGTTCGTGCACGCCCTGCCGGACTATCCCCGCTACGCGCCGCTCATCGCGGACGGTGAACGCACCGGCTGGCCGAATGCGCGCGAGTTCGCGTCCCGTGTGCTGTCCCTCAGCAACAGCCCCTGGCTCGATGACGCGGGCTTCGACCGCGTGTGCGAGGTGCTGCGGCAGTCCATCGGCACGGCCGCCGCGTAA
- a CDS encoding ABC transporter ATP-binding protein → MKPALPRSTSGTPGHRAPRGTPSLQAIDLHKSFVSGVVQVQVLRQMNLSIHAGELTLISGPSGCGKSTLLSLLSALQKPDAGTIRALGEDLASLDARALERFRLHHTGFVFQGFNLFPALTAIEQVQLPLGYLGLSARESAERARDALDEVGLAPRAHMRPAQLSGGEKQRVAIARAIAKSPQLLFADEPTSALDADSGQRVIDILHRIARTHGTTVLCVSHDPRLVRHADRVLGMEDGAIRSDWRQPDAVTDHSAA, encoded by the coding sequence ATGAAGCCCGCCCTGCCCCGCTCCACCTCCGGCACCCCGGGCCACCGTGCCCCCCGCGGCACGCCCAGCCTGCAGGCCATCGACCTGCACAAGTCCTTCGTTTCGGGCGTGGTGCAGGTGCAGGTGCTGCGCCAGATGAATCTGTCCATTCACGCTGGTGAGCTGACTCTCATCTCGGGCCCGTCGGGCTGCGGCAAGAGCACGCTGCTGTCGCTGCTGTCGGCGCTGCAGAAGCCCGACGCGGGCACCATCCGCGCGCTGGGCGAAGACCTGGCCTCGCTGGATGCGCGTGCGTTGGAGCGCTTCCGCCTGCACCACACGGGCTTCGTGTTCCAGGGCTTCAACCTGTTCCCGGCGCTCACCGCCATCGAACAGGTGCAGCTGCCCCTGGGCTACCTGGGCTTGAGTGCGCGTGAAAGCGCGGAGCGCGCGCGGGACGCGCTGGACGAGGTGGGCCTGGCGCCCCGCGCCCACATGCGCCCGGCGCAGCTGTCCGGCGGCGAGAAGCAACGCGTGGCCATCGCCCGTGCCATCGCCAAATCGCCCCAGTTGCTCTTCGCCGACGAGCCCACCAGCGCGCTGGACGCCGACAGCGGTCAGCGGGTGATCGACATCCTCCACCGCATCGCACGCACGCATGGCACCACGGTGCTGTGCGTGAGCCACGACCCGCGCCTGGTGCGCCATGCCGACCGCGTGCTCGGCATGGAAGACGGCGCCATCCGCAGCGACTGGCGCCAACCGGACGCCGTGACAGACCACTCCGCCGCATGA
- a CDS encoding response regulator — protein sequence MTPSSTPPSPAPLILVVEDEPGIASILTAYLERDGLRARQSGDGLEALGLFRQFRPDLVLLDIHLPGMDGLDLLRAIREEGQTPVIMVTAVADDVDKLLGLRLGADDYVVKPFSPPEVVARVRAVLRRTRGATAAPARAALPIRVGSIEVDQEAHAAFVHGSDGQATALPLTLTEFRLLACLAAQPRRCFSRSHLIEHCLPESDALDRVIDSHLSKLRRKLQQAGQGDLIETVRGIGYRFLPGAGAGQPGAAA from the coding sequence ATGACGCCTTCCTCCACGCCACCCTCCCCCGCGCCCCTCATCCTCGTCGTGGAGGACGAGCCGGGCATCGCCAGCATCCTCACCGCCTACCTGGAGCGCGACGGCCTGCGGGCGAGGCAATCGGGGGACGGCCTGGAGGCGCTGGGCCTGTTCCGCCAGTTCCGTCCCGACCTGGTGCTGCTGGACATCCACCTGCCGGGCATGGACGGCCTGGACCTGCTGCGCGCCATCCGCGAGGAAGGGCAGACGCCCGTCATCATGGTCACCGCGGTGGCCGACGACGTGGACAAGCTGCTGGGACTGCGCCTGGGTGCAGACGACTATGTCGTCAAGCCCTTCAGCCCGCCGGAGGTGGTGGCCCGCGTGCGCGCCGTGCTGCGCCGCACGCGCGGGGCCACGGCCGCGCCGGCCCGCGCGGCCCTGCCGATCCGGGTGGGCAGCATCGAGGTCGACCAGGAGGCGCACGCCGCCTTCGTGCACGGCAGCGACGGGCAGGCCACAGCGCTGCCGCTGACGCTCACCGAGTTCCGCCTGCTGGCCTGCCTGGCTGCGCAGCCACGGCGGTGCTTCTCGCGCAGCCACCTCATCGAGCACTGCCTGCCCGAAAGCGATGCGCTCGACCGGGTGATCGACTCCCACCTGTCCAAGCTGCGGCGCAAGCTGCAGCAGGCGGGGCAGGGCGATCTCATCGAGACCGTGCGCGGCATCGGCTACCGGTTCCTGCCGGGCGCCGGTGCCGGGCAGCCGGGTGCTGCGGCGTGA
- a CDS encoding HlyD family efflux transporter periplasmic adaptor subunit: protein MNRLSLLSSRLSSPLRAATLAAGLLALAACNDRGPAAPAAANSNAGVNGSAPAAGSAAPASVAVARGRIEVQGGLVELAPLQEGLVESVTAHEGQHVKRGQVLLRLSPTASQAEVHVAQAELHLAEARTHARAQQLPGLRRTAERLAEASAAGAAEPQRAEEAAQALRTAESDVAIARAEGDVSRQKLALLRGQQGRLELRAPDDGTVVRVATQAGQRLAAASGQPAITLLPNRRLQVRAEVNESYAAAIQVGLRATVTTDGDAAPMALPPARVVRISPVLGTARLQEDAQRGPMRVVECILEFDQPIQDARPGQTVRVAFQR from the coding sequence ATGAACCGCCTCTCACTCCTTTCTTCCCGGCTCTCCTCGCCGCTGCGCGCCGCCACCCTGGCCGCAGGCCTGCTGGCGCTGGCCGCATGCAATGACCGCGGCCCGGCCGCGCCCGCGGCCGCCAATAGCAATGCCGGCGTCAACGGAAGTGCGCCTGCCGCCGGCAGCGCTGCACCCGCCAGCGTGGCCGTGGCGCGCGGCCGCATCGAAGTGCAGGGCGGCCTGGTCGAACTCGCCCCGCTGCAGGAAGGCCTGGTGGAATCCGTCACGGCGCACGAGGGCCAGCACGTCAAGCGCGGCCAGGTGCTGCTGCGCCTGTCTCCCACGGCCTCGCAGGCGGAGGTCCATGTGGCGCAGGCCGAACTGCACCTGGCCGAGGCCCGCACCCACGCCCGTGCCCAGCAGCTGCCCGGCCTGCGCCGCACGGCAGAGCGTCTGGCCGAAGCCAGCGCGGCCGGCGCCGCCGAACCCCAGCGCGCCGAAGAAGCTGCCCAGGCGCTGCGCACGGCCGAATCCGACGTAGCCATCGCCCGCGCCGAAGGGGACGTGTCCCGCCAGAAGCTGGCGCTGCTGCGCGGCCAGCAAGGCCGGCTGGAGCTGCGCGCGCCCGATGACGGCACCGTGGTGCGCGTGGCCACCCAGGCTGGCCAGCGTCTGGCGGCCGCCAGCGGCCAGCCGGCCATCACGCTGCTGCCGAACCGGCGGCTGCAGGTGCGCGCCGAAGTCAACGAAAGCTATGCCGCCGCCATCCAGGTGGGCCTGCGGGCCACCGTCACCACGGATGGCGATGCCGCCCCAATGGCACTGCCGCCGGCCCGCGTGGTCCGCATCAGCCCGGTGCTGGGCACCGCACGGCTGCAGGAGGACGCCCAGCGCGGCCCGATGCGGGTCGTGGAATGCATTCTGGAATTCGACCAACCCATCCAGGACGCGCGCCCCGGCCAGACGGTGCGCGTGGCCTTTCAACGCTGA
- a CDS encoding FtsX-like permease family protein, whose protein sequence is MIALGRKTLLHEWRRFVPAVFAVGFSCVLLVVQAALVQGIFGSAALYVQASGANLWAGYPGTQSVNFGRAIGRDVDLRLAADPAVAATEPYLWVDGDWRSAQPNSGGSVSVYLSGIRTTRDAMLFSRLLADWQRAALRAPGAVIVDREDLSTLHTEEGGRAWINAHPVQVVAVVEGLRGLGGVNVLASLDTAREISGNGADAGPTYVVARTRAEAEAPQVQARLAAGSPGFGPFEVWTAAQFAQRSQLYWLLDTGAGVAVLFMVGIVCLVGTVVTSQSLMGVVAGSAREYAVLNALGVSRRVLGRLVIGQAGWIGGLGLLLGAAASTGLLVVARANGVPVAMTPGTALACAGLVAAVSLLSGLFALRGLLAADPALLLR, encoded by the coding sequence ATGATCGCGCTGGGCCGCAAGACGCTCCTGCATGAATGGCGACGCTTCGTCCCCGCCGTCTTCGCCGTGGGCTTCTCCTGCGTGCTGCTGGTGGTGCAGGCGGCCCTGGTGCAGGGCATTTTCGGCAGTGCCGCGCTGTACGTGCAGGCCTCCGGCGCCAACCTGTGGGCGGGCTACCCGGGCACGCAGAGCGTGAATTTCGGCCGCGCCATCGGCCGTGACGTGGACCTGCGCCTGGCGGCCGACCCGGCCGTTGCTGCCACCGAACCCTACCTCTGGGTGGACGGCGACTGGCGCAGCGCCCAGCCAAACAGCGGCGGCAGCGTGTCGGTGTACCTGTCGGGCATCCGCACCACGCGCGACGCCATGCTCTTCTCGCGCCTGCTGGCGGACTGGCAGCGCGCTGCGCTGCGCGCGCCGGGCGCGGTGATCGTCGACCGGGAAGACCTGTCCACCCTGCACACCGAGGAAGGAGGCCGAGCCTGGATCAACGCCCACCCCGTGCAGGTGGTGGCCGTGGTGGAGGGGCTGCGCGGCCTGGGCGGGGTCAACGTGCTGGCCTCCCTCGATACCGCGCGCGAAATCTCCGGCAACGGCGCCGACGCCGGGCCGACGTATGTGGTGGCGCGCACCCGCGCCGAGGCCGAGGCCCCGCAGGTCCAGGCACGCCTGGCCGCCGGCTCCCCCGGCTTCGGCCCGTTCGAAGTGTGGACGGCCGCGCAGTTCGCCCAGCGCTCCCAGCTGTACTGGCTGCTGGACACGGGCGCCGGCGTGGCGGTCCTGTTCATGGTGGGCATCGTGTGCCTGGTCGGCACCGTGGTCACCAGCCAGTCGCTCATGGGCGTAGTCGCCGGCTCTGCGCGCGAATACGCCGTGCTCAACGCCCTGGGCGTGAGCCGCCGGGTCCTGGGCCGTCTGGTCATCGGCCAGGCCGGCTGGATCGGCGGCCTGGGGCTGCTCCTGGGCGCCGCGGCCAGCACGGGGTTGCTGGTCGTGGCCCGCGCCAACGGCGTGCCCGTGGCGATGACCCCAGGCACCGCCCTGGCCTGCGCCGGCCTGGTGGCGGCCGTTTCCCTGCTGTCGGGCCTCTTCGCCCTGCGCGGCCTCCTGGCCGCCGACCCGGCCCTGCTGCTGCGATGA
- a CDS encoding efflux transporter outer membrane subunit, whose product MPSPPLPSRLLRAGLPLAVLALLAWCALPGDGPKVPRELPMPAAWATPLPGGPAAPDLRSWWKAFQSPALDALVDEALAHNLDLAAATHRLQEARLQAGRAAVQFRPAFSAGARTLQDISATDTYFHASIDMAWELGLFGAGEHTRAAADADAAASLADSQGVRVAVVADVVRNYLDLQAARQQLGLLDRMAGLDTRALALAQVRRRTHTGAADDMAQAAALAAQTRAARAAPAEAAARAAQALSVLLGRVAPDPAWAAPGPGEPLALAPFAVTALPADLLRTRPDVQAAEAGMRKAAASVGLARSELYPRVAITGSLLYAYNITQNRRLVSDNVPAIGPVIDIPLFDWGRRRLQVDAQQQAFEAAVLARERTVRTAVAEAEGALAGLAAQQARADALADAAAAWGGRSTAAATRVRLGLASEYDALAPQRALLQAQMEEATAQDARALAFVALYKALGGAPLPPATAQERAERPEAP is encoded by the coding sequence GTGCCCTCCCCGCCCCTTCCTTCGCGACTCCTGCGCGCCGGCCTGCCGCTGGCGGTGCTGGCCTTGCTGGCTTGGTGTGCCCTTCCGGGCGATGGACCGAAGGTGCCCCGGGAGCTGCCGATGCCCGCCGCCTGGGCCACGCCCCTGCCGGGCGGCCCCGCGGCACCCGACCTGCGCAGCTGGTGGAAGGCGTTCCAGAGCCCCGCGCTGGACGCCCTGGTGGACGAGGCCCTGGCGCACAACCTCGATCTCGCAGCCGCCACGCACCGGCTGCAGGAAGCGCGGCTGCAGGCCGGACGCGCCGCCGTGCAGTTCCGGCCCGCGTTCAGCGCGGGCGCGCGGACGCTGCAGGACATCTCCGCCACCGACACCTACTTCCACGCCAGCATCGACATGGCCTGGGAACTGGGCCTGTTCGGCGCGGGCGAGCACACACGCGCCGCAGCCGACGCGGACGCCGCAGCCTCCCTGGCCGACAGCCAGGGCGTGCGCGTGGCCGTGGTGGCCGATGTGGTGCGCAACTACCTCGATCTGCAGGCCGCCCGCCAACAGCTCGGGCTGCTGGACCGCATGGCCGGGCTCGACACTCGTGCGCTCGCGCTGGCCCAGGTGCGCCGGCGCACCCACACCGGCGCGGCGGACGACATGGCCCAGGCCGCCGCCCTGGCCGCGCAGACGCGGGCGGCGCGCGCTGCCCCCGCGGAAGCCGCGGCCCGCGCGGCGCAGGCGCTGTCCGTGCTGCTGGGCCGCGTTGCGCCCGATCCGGCCTGGGCCGCGCCCGGCCCCGGCGAGCCCCTGGCACTCGCCCCCTTCGCCGTCACTGCGCTGCCCGCCGACCTGCTGCGCACCCGGCCCGATGTGCAGGCCGCAGAGGCGGGCATGCGCAAGGCGGCCGCCAGCGTGGGGCTGGCCCGCTCCGAGCTGTACCCGCGCGTCGCCATCACGGGCTCATTGCTCTACGCCTACAACATCACGCAGAACCGACGCCTCGTCAGCGACAACGTGCCGGCCATCGGCCCGGTGATCGACATCCCGCTGTTCGACTGGGGCCGCCGGCGCCTGCAGGTGGATGCCCAGCAGCAGGCGTTCGAAGCCGCCGTCCTGGCGCGCGAGCGCACGGTGCGCACCGCCGTGGCAGAAGCCGAGGGCGCGCTCGCCGGCCTGGCGGCGCAGCAGGCCCGCGCCGATGCCCTGGCCGATGCCGCCGCAGCATGGGGGGGCCGCTCCACGGCGGCCGCCACCCGCGTGCGCCTGGGCCTGGCAAGCGAATACGACGCGCTGGCGCCGCAGCGGGCGCTGCTGCAGGCACAGATGGAGGAAGCCACCGCGCAGGACGCACGGGCCCTGGCCTTCGTCGCGCTCTACAAGGCGCTGGGCGGCGCGCCGCTGCCGCCGGCGACGGCGCAGGAACGGGCTGAAAGGCCGGAGGCCCCATGA
- a CDS encoding EamA family transporter, with amino-acid sequence MTPTDGGGITPLVALLWALNMLVDTGGQLAFKAAATADPRSGTGLARWLWMVRRPWLWIGIGCYVAEFIVWLAFLSLVPLSDGVLLGSINIVAVMVAGRFLFREKLSPMRVAGILLVSAGVAVVGLKG; translated from the coding sequence ATGACGCCGACGGACGGCGGCGGCATCACGCCGCTGGTGGCCCTGCTGTGGGCGCTCAACATGCTGGTGGACACGGGCGGGCAGCTCGCCTTCAAGGCCGCGGCCACGGCCGACCCGCGCTCGGGCACGGGTCTGGCGCGCTGGCTCTGGATGGTGCGACGCCCCTGGCTCTGGATCGGCATCGGCTGCTACGTGGCCGAATTCATCGTCTGGCTGGCCTTCCTGTCGCTGGTGCCGCTGTCCGACGGCGTGCTGCTGGGCTCGATCAACATCGTGGCGGTGATGGTGGCCGGACGCTTTCTGTTCCGCGAGAAGCTCTCGCCGATGCGGGTGGCGGGCATTTTGCTGGTGTCGGCCGGCGTGGCCGTGGTCGGCCTGAAGGGATGA
- a CDS encoding EamA family transporter has translation MRRFYAIGFLLLVAFDTLAQLSFKLAGEHALPLDFSVAWLARVFGQPWIYGAFVGYVGAFFTWMTLLEHAPIGPAFAASHLEVVAVLALSALLFNEPLGWPQLLGAALIAAGIGCLARSESTEQPAAARAAAHGT, from the coding sequence GTGAGACGCTTCTACGCCATCGGATTCCTCCTCCTGGTCGCCTTCGACACGCTCGCGCAGCTCAGCTTCAAGCTCGCGGGGGAGCACGCGCTGCCGCTGGACTTCTCCGTCGCGTGGCTGGCGCGGGTCTTCGGCCAGCCCTGGATCTACGGGGCCTTCGTCGGCTACGTGGGCGCCTTCTTCACCTGGATGACCCTGCTGGAGCACGCGCCCATCGGTCCGGCCTTCGCCGCCTCGCATCTGGAGGTGGTGGCCGTGCTGGCGCTCTCGGCCTTGCTGTTCAACGAGCCCCTCGGCTGGCCGCAGCTGCTGGGCGCCGCGCTCATTGCAGCGGGCATCGGCTGCCTCGCCCGCAGCGAATCGACGGAGCAGCCCGCCGCCGCGCGGGCCGCAGCCCATGGCACCTGA